A portion of the Shewanella sp. SNU WT4 genome contains these proteins:
- a CDS encoding IS4 family transposase — protein sequence MSIFNPNKWAYDHFHHAELGDKRRAARLTAVAEHMAVGSGKSVARSCNGEDAKLEGAYRLIRNDNVSPSMIRAAGFARTAQAIENINEILALEDTTALSYKHSVASELGKLGKPTDKSRGWWVHSVLLLDSHTSRTLGLIHQDWWCRPDNPNKADEKESGKWADASYFTRQRLQAHMSRVISVCDREADIMHYLSDKQSHSERFVVRAKHARNLVEYEAKLFEHMDSHPVTGGYTIAIPQKGIKEASGKSKNRPSRTAKFTLKASAVNIKHNRQQHAINVVYAQELNPPQGEDGLSWMLLTSEPIDTLAQQLHVIDIYTTRWRIEDFHKAWKTGAGVERLRMTSPDNLERAASILCFIGVRLLQLREVMSQPIYLRKRGQIEAAQSMENQSCSNVLENDEWRVLMQLYKPRGHKGKEAPNMKWAYQSLAKLGGFNDSKRTGMASWSTIWEGWDDLQAQVKGYRLAKALFEAGETL from the coding sequence ATGTCAATTTTTAACCCGAACAAATGGGCATATGATCACTTTCATCATGCTGAGCTAGGTGATAAACGACGAGCGGCAAGGTTAACCGCCGTCGCTGAACACATGGCGGTTGGCAGCGGTAAATCGGTTGCCAGATCTTGTAATGGTGAAGATGCCAAACTCGAAGGAGCCTATCGATTGATCCGCAATGATAATGTTAGCCCATCTATGATCAGAGCCGCCGGTTTTGCTCGCACCGCCCAAGCGATTGAAAATATAAATGAAATACTTGCTCTCGAAGACACGACAGCCCTGAGTTATAAGCACAGTGTGGCGTCTGAATTAGGGAAATTAGGCAAACCTACCGATAAGTCTCGTGGTTGGTGGGTTCATTCTGTCTTGCTACTGGATAGCCATACTTCTCGGACCTTGGGCTTGATCCACCAAGATTGGTGGTGTCGACCTGATAATCCCAACAAGGCCGATGAAAAAGAGAGCGGTAAATGGGCCGATGCATCCTATTTTACGCGGCAACGCTTGCAGGCTCACATGTCGCGAGTGATCTCAGTGTGTGATAGAGAAGCGGATATCATGCATTATTTATCGGATAAACAATCACATAGTGAACGGTTTGTGGTGCGGGCAAAACATGCAAGAAACCTAGTAGAATACGAGGCTAAGCTGTTTGAGCACATGGATAGTCATCCCGTTACCGGCGGATACACCATCGCCATCCCACAAAAAGGCATAAAGGAAGCCAGTGGGAAAAGCAAGAATCGTCCCTCGCGAACAGCCAAATTCACCCTCAAAGCCAGTGCGGTTAACATCAAACATAATCGTCAGCAGCATGCGATTAATGTGGTGTACGCACAAGAGCTCAATCCTCCCCAAGGTGAAGATGGACTATCTTGGATGCTACTGACCAGTGAGCCGATTGACACGTTGGCGCAGCAACTTCATGTGATTGATATTTATACCACTAGATGGCGCATTGAGGACTTTCATAAGGCGTGGAAAACCGGCGCGGGGGTTGAAAGGTTACGCATGACATCGCCAGACAACCTTGAGCGAGCGGCCTCGATACTTTGCTTTATTGGTGTGCGGCTACTGCAACTTCGGGAAGTGATGAGCCAGCCAATTTATCTGAGAAAAAGAGGGCAAATCGAAGCAGCGCAAAGCATGGAAAATCAAAGCTGCAGCAATGTCTTAGAGAATGATGAATGGCGAGTACTGATGCAGCTCTACAAGCCAAGGGGACATAAAGGCAAAGAAGCCCCAAATATGAAGTGGGCTTATCAATCCTTGGCCAAACTAGGAGGCTTTAATGATAGCAAGCGCACGGGAATGGCCAGCTGGTCCACGATTTGGGAGGGATGGGATGATCTTCAGGCTCAGGTAAAGGGGTATCGCTTAGCCAAAGCCCTATTTGAAGCCGGAGAAACGCTATGA
- a CDS encoding DUF3135 domain-containing protein translates to MTNLPDFDTLKRMAENEPDELAKLQETLMDEIIESSGRNREQLLSLKHHYQHKMSLCNNPYQRCVVAMTLMRNKLVTLSNVLNQPAEFKAHKAKILEFPTQHDRVQNS, encoded by the coding sequence ATGACCAACTTACCCGACTTCGATACCCTAAAGCGGATGGCAGAAAATGAGCCAGACGAATTAGCGAAGCTACAGGAAACCCTCATGGATGAAATTATCGAATCTTCAGGAAGAAATAGGGAGCAATTATTAAGCTTAAAACATCATTATCAACACAAGATGTCTTTGTGCAATAACCCGTATCAAAGATGTGTAGTGGCTATGACTTTGATGCGCAATAAATTAGTGACTTTGTCGAATGTATTGAATCAGCCCGCTGAATTCAAAGCGCATAAAGCAAAAATACTAGAATTTCCCACTCAACATGACAGGGTCCAAAATTCATAA
- a CDS encoding glycine zipper 2TM domain-containing protein, giving the protein MAKISVIALIIISSVGLTACTSNPYGDAYSVADAQQIQTVTAGTIVKLVPVTLSGENSSTIGTIAGGAIGAILGSHIGGGSGSEIAAIGGGLLGGIVGNDAGQAAGTHNGVNIVIQLSDGQTVAIVQQVNPRILFQVGEQVDIYQLNGTARVVPANGAIQ; this is encoded by the coding sequence ATGGCAAAAATATCAGTAATAGCACTCATTATAATAAGTTCTGTCGGCTTAACGGCTTGCACTTCAAATCCTTATGGTGATGCTTATTCAGTCGCAGACGCCCAGCAAATTCAAACGGTAACCGCTGGTACCATAGTTAAATTAGTTCCTGTTACCTTGTCTGGTGAAAACTCCAGTACGATTGGCACCATAGCAGGAGGAGCAATAGGCGCCATATTAGGCTCACATATAGGTGGAGGCTCTGGATCAGAAATTGCGGCGATTGGTGGCGGTTTATTAGGGGGTATTGTTGGTAACGATGCAGGACAAGCAGCAGGCACCCATAATGGGGTCAACATAGTCATACAACTTAGCGATGGGCAAACGGTCGCCATCGTCCAACAAGTAAATCCAAGAATACTGTTTCAAGTTGGTGAACAAGTAGATATTTATCAACTAAATGGCACAGCGAGAGTCGTCCCTGCCAACGGTGCAATTCAATAG
- the nadE gene encoding ammonia-dependent NAD(+) synthetase, with translation MKGQILREMKVLKAIEPEYEVQRRVAFIKAKLLEANSRYLVLGISGGVDSSVAGRLCQLAINELNKPVTDKPYQFIAVRLPYQIQQDEAEAQLACQFIQPSSLLTVNIGDGVEGIHNATLNAAASVLDSNINVDFVKGNVKARMRMIAQYEIAGLCSGLVVGTDHSAENLTGFYTKWGDGACDLAPLFGLNKRQIRQLAEYLGAPDQLVYKAPTADLEENKPLLPDEVALGLTYDQIDDFLEGKDVGEKVDKKLIGIYKRTQHKRQPIPTLYD, from the coding sequence GTGAAAGGACAAATCTTAAGAGAAATGAAAGTACTCAAGGCGATTGAACCTGAGTATGAAGTTCAACGTAGAGTTGCCTTTATCAAAGCCAAGTTGTTAGAAGCTAATAGCCGATACTTAGTGCTTGGGATCAGTGGTGGTGTTGATTCATCCGTTGCTGGACGTTTATGTCAATTGGCCATTAATGAACTTAATAAGCCTGTAACGGATAAACCATATCAATTTATTGCTGTGCGCCTACCTTATCAAATTCAGCAAGATGAAGCGGAAGCTCAGTTAGCTTGTCAGTTTATTCAACCATCGTCACTCTTAACCGTTAATATTGGTGATGGCGTTGAAGGAATACATAATGCAACCCTTAACGCGGCCGCAAGTGTGCTTGATAGTAATATCAATGTCGATTTTGTTAAGGGCAATGTCAAAGCGCGGATGCGCATGATAGCTCAATATGAAATTGCGGGATTATGTTCAGGACTTGTGGTTGGCACAGATCATAGCGCCGAAAATTTAACTGGTTTTTATACTAAATGGGGTGATGGCGCCTGCGATTTAGCTCCCTTATTTGGTTTAAATAAACGTCAAATTCGCCAGCTCGCTGAATATTTAGGCGCGCCAGACCAATTAGTTTATAAGGCGCCGACAGCAGATCTTGAAGAAAATAAACCATTATTGCCAGATGAAGTGGCATTAGGGTTAACTTACGATCAAATTGATGATTTTTTGGAAGGTAAAGATGTTGGTGAAAAAGTCGATAAAAAACTTATCGGCATTTATAAGCGCACTCAGCATAAGCGCCAGCCTATCCCGACGCTATATGACTAA
- a CDS encoding ketoacyl-ACP synthase III, with protein sequence MQYATITGWGKCLPPAVLTNDDLATFIETSDEWIRPRTGISQRHISHVNTSELASVAAARALAAAGLEASQIDMIILATASPDTLIPNIASTVQANLGASCAAFDINAACSGFLYGMGLANAQIQSGQCQRVMVIGAERLSYYLDWSRRDTAVLFGDGAGAVVLEATDNKEGVLAYELNNDPSCREILSAGFGTAMDRFDPSSLDFYIQFNGQEIFKRAISGMGNLSKKVLEKTGIDKDDIDLVIPHQANERIIDTLVSRMKIDKSKAFVNIANYGNTSAATIPIAICDALEQGRIKAGDTILSCAFGAGLTSAALLLKWGERVEPIALSDADLPPCESTGIELVKRAADYFLSKAHANQEA encoded by the coding sequence ATGCAGTACGCAACTATCACCGGCTGGGGCAAATGCTTGCCTCCTGCAGTATTAACTAATGATGACCTCGCAACTTTTATCGAAACCTCTGATGAATGGATTCGCCCACGCACAGGGATTTCTCAGCGTCATATTAGCCATGTCAACACCTCTGAGCTCGCATCGGTGGCCGCGGCGCGCGCATTAGCGGCCGCAGGTCTTGAAGCTAGCCAAATTGATATGATCATCCTCGCAACCGCGAGCCCAGATACGCTCATCCCTAACATTGCCTCAACGGTACAAGCTAATCTTGGTGCCAGCTGCGCTGCGTTCGACATCAATGCCGCCTGTAGTGGCTTTTTATACGGCATGGGTCTAGCCAATGCTCAAATTCAAAGTGGTCAATGCCAACGCGTAATGGTAATCGGTGCTGAGCGCTTAAGTTATTATCTTGATTGGTCACGCCGTGATACTGCGGTGTTATTTGGTGATGGTGCCGGCGCTGTCGTACTTGAAGCCACGGATAATAAAGAAGGCGTGTTAGCTTACGAGCTAAATAACGACCCAAGTTGCCGCGAAATCTTAAGCGCTGGTTTTGGTACGGCTATGGATAGATTCGATCCAAGTTCACTGGATTTTTATATTCAGTTTAATGGCCAAGAAATCTTTAAACGTGCCATTAGTGGCATGGGCAATCTCAGCAAAAAAGTGCTTGAGAAAACCGGCATAGATAAAGATGACATAGATTTAGTCATACCTCACCAAGCTAACGAGCGCATTATTGATACTTTAGTGAGCCGCATGAAGATTGATAAGAGCAAAGCTTTTGTCAATATCGCAAATTATGGCAATACCTCTGCTGCCACCATCCCCATTGCTATTTGTGATGCACTGGAACAAGGCCGCATTAAGGCTGGCGATACTATTTTATCTTGCGCCTTTGGTGCGGGCTTAACCTCAGCGGCATTATTGCTAAAATGGGGCGAGCGCGTTGAGCCAATCGCGTTATCAGATGCTGATCTGCCGCCATGTGAATCGACCGGCATTGAATTGGTTAAACGTGCTGCGGATTATTTCTTATCAAAAGCGCATGCTAATCAAGAAGCTTAA
- the ycfP gene encoding alpha/beta hydrolase YcfP gives MIFYLHGFDATSPGNHEKMRQLQFIDSDVRLLSYSTMHPKHDMQQILNQVARQSTPAEVQKPLFIGVGLGGYWAERIAFLTGGYSVLINPNLWPETTMQGKIDRAEEYQDIATKCVTQFREKNQGNALVILSRQDQLLDVNAIDDCLNAYYQVHFDEQQSHKFSQLSPWLATIKQFYAAKLLVSPVI, from the coding sequence ATGATTTTTTATCTCCATGGTTTTGATGCCACAAGTCCTGGTAATCACGAGAAGATGCGCCAGTTACAATTTATTGATAGCGATGTGCGGTTACTGAGTTATTCCACCATGCACCCAAAGCATGATATGCAGCAAATACTCAATCAAGTTGCTCGCCAATCTACTCCTGCTGAGGTACAAAAGCCGTTATTTATTGGTGTAGGTTTAGGTGGCTATTGGGCTGAACGGATTGCGTTTCTAACGGGGGGGTATAGCGTACTCATCAATCCCAATTTATGGCCTGAAACCACAATGCAAGGCAAAATTGATAGGGCAGAAGAGTATCAAGACATAGCCACTAAATGCGTGACGCAATTTAGAGAGAAAAACCAAGGCAATGCCTTGGTCATTCTGTCGAGGCAAGATCAATTGTTAGACGTAAACGCCATTGATGACTGTTTGAATGCTTATTATCAAGTTCACTTTGATGAGCAGCAGTCGCATAAGTTCTCGCAATTAAGCCCTTGGTTAGCGACGATTAAACAGTTTTACGCCGCTAAGCTATTAGTCAGCCCTGTGATTTAA
- a CDS encoding glycosyltransferase: protein MSEITTLIYLVLDLAHSLGQSMTVIFWFMPLMIMYELPLLILVVTGILRFYYQQHSTTQVTSLYTPKVSCIITCYGEKAAVVTTIASFAEQVYDGEMEIIAVVDGAVSNAETYEFAKTAAVKYSTNNRHIVVLPKWQRGGRVSALNAGLSVATGEIIFNADADTSFDNDSVAQIVSYFIDPNVPAVGGALRVRNVNASFLTRMQSIEYLISMQGGKTGLAQWNLLNNISGAFGAFRRDLLIQIGGWDTHTAEDLDLTVRIKQYFSRHPQWRIPFATFAVGHTDAPHTLKDLILQRMRWDGDLFFLYFRKHWPAFTPKLLGFGTFIYTLLYGYLQNVLMPIIIAIYSVAIFVAFPFVFSSAVAVGIYFVYLAILFYIFIIVFLAISERPKEDIKLIPWLVFYPIYALFMRFVCLFALLNEWLRRSHEESSMAPWWVLKRGRKF from the coding sequence ATGAGCGAAATTACGACACTTATCTATTTAGTGCTCGATCTAGCTCATAGCTTAGGTCAAAGTATGACAGTGATCTTTTGGTTCATGCCACTGATGATCATGTACGAATTGCCACTATTAATTTTAGTCGTAACTGGGATTTTGCGTTTTTATTATCAGCAGCATAGCACCACTCAAGTCACTAGTTTATACACACCTAAGGTGTCCTGCATTATTACCTGCTATGGCGAAAAAGCAGCAGTTGTCACAACTATCGCATCATTTGCCGAGCAAGTTTATGACGGTGAAATGGAAATTATCGCCGTTGTTGATGGCGCTGTAAGTAATGCTGAAACTTACGAATTTGCTAAAACCGCAGCAGTTAAATATTCGACTAATAATCGCCATATAGTCGTGTTACCTAAATGGCAACGCGGCGGGCGAGTATCGGCATTAAATGCTGGGCTGAGTGTGGCAACTGGCGAGATAATCTTTAATGCCGATGCCGATACGTCATTTGATAATGATAGTGTGGCGCAAATAGTCAGTTATTTTATTGACCCTAACGTGCCTGCAGTGGGAGGAGCATTAAGAGTCCGTAACGTCAACGCGTCATTTTTAACGCGTATGCAGTCAATTGAATACCTAATTTCTATGCAAGGCGGTAAAACTGGCTTGGCTCAATGGAATTTACTCAATAATATCTCAGGTGCCTTTGGGGCATTTAGGCGCGATCTATTAATACAAATCGGCGGTTGGGATACTCATACGGCAGAAGACTTAGACTTAACGGTACGTATCAAGCAATATTTTAGTAGGCATCCGCAGTGGCGCATTCCGTTTGCGACCTTTGCTGTGGGACACACTGATGCACCTCACACATTAAAAGATTTAATTTTGCAGCGAATGCGTTGGGATGGCGATTTGTTTTTTCTCTATTTTAGAAAGCATTGGCCAGCGTTTACCCCTAAGTTATTAGGTTTTGGCACCTTCATATACACCTTACTTTATGGCTACCTGCAGAATGTGTTAATGCCAATTATTATTGCCATTTACTCAGTTGCTATTTTCGTCGCTTTTCCTTTTGTGTTTTCTTCAGCGGTAGCGGTTGGCATCTACTTCGTTTATTTAGCGATATTATTCTATATCTTCATCATAGTGTTCCTGGCAATTTCCGAGCGTCCTAAAGAAGATATCAAGCTTATTCCTTGGCTAGTATTTTATCCAATTTACGCATTGTTCATGCGTTTTGTATGTTTATTTGCCTTGCTAAATGAATGGTTGAGGCGCTCGCATGAAGAAAGCTCCATGGCTCCTTGGTGGGTATTAAAACGAGGTCGAAAATTTTAA
- a CDS encoding HlyD family efflux transporter periplasmic adaptor subunit produces the protein MKVIYPATSKMDQPTLEQGIKINYAQSKRGGYQGRWYLLILVVISPVLVVSWFLARPYIFILAPGVLTTEPLAMRAPEFAVVGQVLGTIGQTITKGQVLIQLDNPTLDARIDEIIGQQRQLNVPLTAEQQAIINQSQQRIKVAELGLSKQQSLLVDFKQYQTQGLVPLADMAVIIQAHTAASMAFEQAKADYLNVIYQQKIEQESGTIAQLKLALARELSELTSKRQQLAIMAPFSGRISDIQVQAGEYVNSDLPLLWLSSNDQPVIQAYLDPKYLDFVGIGQKASVKLPNGDIFDAEIREPTKLVGRLPKQLMGPFDGEKPVLKVTLTPLIELAIDIEGIPVEVTFDHDWQW, from the coding sequence ATGAAAGTTATCTATCCAGCTACATCTAAAATGGATCAACCTACGCTTGAACAAGGCATAAAAATCAATTATGCCCAATCTAAACGTGGTGGCTATCAAGGCCGTTGGTATTTATTGATTCTGGTTGTCATTTCACCTGTGTTGGTGGTGTCTTGGTTTTTAGCTCGCCCTTACATATTTATCCTAGCCCCTGGGGTGTTAACAACCGAACCCTTAGCTATGCGTGCGCCTGAATTTGCAGTGGTTGGCCAGGTATTGGGAACCATTGGCCAAACCATAACTAAAGGTCAGGTACTCATTCAATTAGATAACCCAACCTTGGATGCTCGGATTGATGAAATTATTGGCCAGCAGCGGCAATTGAATGTGCCGCTAACAGCAGAGCAGCAAGCAATCATTAATCAATCCCAGCAAAGGATCAAAGTGGCTGAACTTGGGCTTTCAAAACAACAGTCATTATTAGTGGATTTTAAACAGTACCAAACTCAGGGATTGGTGCCTTTGGCTGATATGGCTGTTATCATCCAGGCTCACACTGCCGCCAGTATGGCGTTTGAGCAAGCCAAAGCCGACTACCTCAATGTTATATATCAACAAAAAATAGAACAAGAATCCGGAACTATAGCGCAGCTCAAACTTGCGTTAGCGCGAGAACTGAGCGAGTTGACCAGTAAACGTCAACAACTGGCGATTATGGCGCCTTTTTCTGGGCGAATTAGTGATATTCAAGTGCAGGCTGGCGAGTATGTTAATAGTGACCTCCCTCTGCTGTGGTTATCAAGTAATGACCAGCCGGTTATTCAGGCATACTTAGACCCTAAGTATTTAGACTTTGTTGGCATAGGACAAAAGGCATCGGTTAAGTTACCTAATGGCGATATTTTTGATGCTGAAATACGTGAACCAACTAAGTTAGTTGGCCGTTTGCCTAAACAATTGATGGGGCCATTTGATGGTGAAAAACCCGTCTTGAAAGTAACGTTAACGCCTCTCATTGAGTTAGCCATAGATATAGAAGGCATACCAGTAGAAGTTACATTCGATCACGACTGGCAGTGGTAA
- a CDS encoding DUF1415 domain-containing protein has product MHELNDIITHTDNWVKRVIMKYNICPFARKEVERNAMRYRVVEDTKFKAVLKQLIDECQYLDEHQALETSLFILPRGFEDFHHYLDLVDVANDALMDNGYEGVYQLASFHPDYCFDGDDANAAANYTNRAPYPTLHIIREASLEKALASYLEPESIPERNIAFCERKGAAFFQQLLSDCQRHDTDDNLGDKK; this is encoded by the coding sequence ATGCACGAACTGAACGATATTATTACTCACACAGATAACTGGGTTAAGCGAGTTATCATGAAATACAATATTTGTCCGTTCGCCCGTAAAGAAGTGGAACGTAATGCCATGCGTTATCGCGTGGTTGAAGACACTAAGTTTAAGGCCGTATTAAAACAGTTAATCGATGAATGCCAATACTTAGATGAACATCAAGCACTTGAAACCTCATTATTTATCCTACCGCGTGGATTTGAAGATTTTCATCACTACTTAGATTTGGTGGATGTAGCTAACGATGCCTTAATGGATAATGGCTATGAAGGTGTTTATCAACTGGCCAGTTTTCATCCCGACTATTGCTTTGATGGTGACGATGCTAATGCGGCCGCTAATTATACCAATCGAGCGCCCTACCCAACTCTACACATTATTCGTGAAGCCAGTTTAGAAAAGGCATTAGCCAGTTACCTTGAGCCTGAATCGATTCCTGAGCGTAATATTGCCTTTTGCGAGCGCAAAGGCGCCGCATTCTTCCAGCAATTACTGAGTGATTGTCAGCGCCATGACACTGATGACAACTTAGGTGACAAAAAGTAA
- the corA gene encoding magnesium/cobalt transporter CorA, which yields MITAYIYDNRQLILKELSIHDSLPVDTLWLDLYKPEDNEREWLSAFSAEEVPDEEDMNEIEASARFYQNKDGLHINSLFPQRVGQEVRAVNISFNLRERFLITMREEDVGLIRLLRNYLRLGRLDIVTPQQLFIELFTLKVDYLSDLIEDVYTVLDNVGHEVFDNEELDDVFKLITLQEDSNGKIRLSLLDTQRSLRYIQRYYRKKLSDEDMKELREMLSDIESLMPHSQFIFDKLNFLLDAAMGFTGLQQNKISKIFSIAAVLFLPPTLIASSYGMNFEDMPELHWHYGYPLALGLMLASATATYWFFKLKRWL from the coding sequence ATGATCACTGCATACATCTATGATAATCGCCAACTCATTTTAAAAGAGCTGAGTATTCACGACTCTTTACCCGTAGATACCCTGTGGTTAGATTTATACAAACCTGAAGATAACGAAAGGGAATGGTTATCAGCGTTTTCAGCTGAAGAGGTTCCTGACGAAGAAGATATGAATGAAATCGAGGCCTCTGCACGTTTTTATCAAAACAAAGATGGCTTACACATTAATTCATTATTTCCTCAGCGTGTAGGGCAGGAAGTGAGAGCGGTTAACATTTCTTTTAATCTGCGTGAGCGATTTTTGATAACCATGCGTGAGGAGGATGTTGGCCTTATCCGTTTATTGCGTAATTACCTGCGTTTAGGGCGTCTTGATATAGTGACGCCGCAGCAGCTATTCATCGAGCTTTTTACGCTTAAAGTCGATTATCTTTCTGACTTAATAGAAGATGTGTATACGGTTTTAGATAATGTAGGACATGAGGTGTTTGATAATGAAGAGTTAGATGATGTTTTTAAACTCATCACTCTACAGGAAGATTCCAACGGTAAAATTCGCTTAAGTTTGCTCGATACTCAAAGATCGCTGCGTTACATTCAGCGTTATTATCGTAAAAAACTCTCCGATGAAGATATGAAAGAATTGCGCGAAATGCTCTCTGACATTGAGTCCTTAATGCCTCATAGCCAATTTATTTTCGATAAACTCAATTTTTTGCTGGATGCTGCCATGGGGTTTACTGGACTTCAACAAAATAAAATCAGTAAAATTTTCTCTATTGCAGCGGTGCTTTTTTTACCACCAACCTTAATCGCCAGTAGTTATGGGATGAACTTTGAAGATATGCCTGAACTGCATTGGCATTATGGTTATCCGTTGGCACTGGGTCTAATGTTAGCTAGTGCCACGGCAACCTATTGGTTTTTTAAGTTAAAGCGTTGGTTATGA
- the gmhB gene encoding D-glycero-beta-D-manno-heptose 1,7-bisphosphate 7-phosphatase translates to MSRAIFLDRDGVINKDHGYVHQVDDFEYIDGVFEACAALKQMGYKLVVVTNQSGIARGMYSEDEFHNLTEWMDWNFADKGVELDGIYYCPHHNEHGIGAYKVDCDCRKPKPGMINDAAKFLKLDVTQSVMVGDKADDMLAAKAAGVTIRILVRTGKQVPEHSEATIVLDSIADIPNYLRSLTAN, encoded by the coding sequence GTGAGTCGAGCCATTTTTTTAGACCGTGATGGCGTGATAAATAAAGATCACGGTTATGTACACCAAGTTGACGATTTTGAATACATTGATGGTGTGTTTGAAGCATGTGCAGCCTTAAAGCAAATGGGATATAAGTTAGTTGTCGTGACTAATCAGTCTGGAATTGCTCGCGGCATGTATTCAGAAGATGAATTTCACAATCTCACCGAGTGGATGGACTGGAATTTTGCTGATAAAGGTGTGGAGTTAGACGGTATCTACTATTGTCCGCATCATAATGAACATGGCATAGGTGCTTATAAGGTCGATTGTGATTGCCGTAAACCTAAGCCTGGTATGATCAATGATGCTGCTAAGTTTCTAAAACTTGATGTTACTCAATCTGTCATGGTGGGTGATAAAGCAGATGATATGCTAGCCGCAAAGGCTGCTGGGGTAACGATTAGAATATTAGTGCGCACTGGTAAACAAGTGCCGGAGCATTCAGAAGCAACGATAGTGCTAGATAGTATTGCCGATATACCTAATTATTTGCGTTCATTAACCGCAAATTAA
- a CDS encoding LysE family translocator has translation MTDSFMDYSLLLTLSVLHFIALVSPGPDFAIIVKLASQQNRTVALACAFGIATAILIHCALSLTGMGILIANSVLAYTIIQLMGAAYLAWIGIAALTSAFKQWQATASTQKQTLDDKEQTIAAKPMATHRGFLIGFYTNLLNPKAMLFFITLLSALVPPDLDLATKITASGLFFALTALWFGGLAIVISKGDIKSMLERNSRYVDLITGILFVAVSVMIIRQLLLTL, from the coding sequence ATGACCGACTCTTTCATGGATTATTCACTGTTACTCACGCTCAGCGTACTCCACTTTATCGCTCTAGTGAGCCCAGGGCCTGATTTTGCCATCATAGTTAAACTTGCCAGCCAACAAAATCGTACCGTCGCCCTAGCCTGTGCATTCGGTATAGCCACAGCCATTCTTATTCACTGTGCGTTAAGTTTGACTGGTATGGGAATATTAATTGCAAATTCAGTGTTGGCTTACACCATCATTCAGCTCATGGGCGCGGCCTATTTAGCCTGGATAGGTATAGCCGCATTAACCAGTGCATTTAAGCAGTGGCAAGCAACAGCATCTACACAAAAACAAACACTTGATGACAAAGAACAAACCATAGCCGCTAAACCTATGGCGACTCATCGCGGCTTTTTAATCGGGTTTTATACTAACCTGCTAAACCCCAAAGCTATGTTATTTTTCATTACCTTGCTTTCAGCGTTGGTCCCGCCAGATCTTGACTTAGCAACTAAGATAACAGCTAGTGGCTTATTTTTTGCTCTGACCGCATTGTGGTTTGGCGGTTTAGCGATAGTGATTTCTAAAGGCGATATTAAATCTATGCTAGAGCGCAACAGCCGCTATGTGGATTTAATCACGGGCATACTATTTGTTGCGGTAAGTGTCATGATAATTAGGCAATTATTACTAACATTGTAA